Sequence from the Ornithinimicrobium humiphilum genome:
GCTCCTGGGCCATCGCCCGCAGCCTGGAGTTGGCCGCCACGCCGCCGCCGATGAGCAGGTCGTCGACCCCGTGCTCCTGGCAGGCCAGCACCGCCTTGCGGGTGAGCACGTCCACGACCGCCTCCTGGAAGCTCGCCGCGACGTCGGCCACGGGCACCGGCTCCCCGCTCTCCTGGCGCGCCTGGACCCACCGGGCCACGGCGGTCTTCAGGCCGGAGAAGGAGTAGTCGAAGCGGTGGCGCTGCATGTCCCTGCCCGCTGTCAGCCCGCGCGGGAAGTCGATCGCGAGCTGGTTGCCCTCCCGGGCCGCCCGGTCGATGTGCGGACCGCCCGGGAAGGGCAGGCCCAGCAGCCGGGCGACCTTGTCGAAGGCCTCCCCCGCGGCGTCGTCGATCGTCGACCCCAGCGACCGGATGTCGTGGGTGACGTCGGGCACGAGCAGCAGGTTGGAGTGACCGCCGCTGACGAGCAGGCCCATGGTGGGCTCGGGCAGCGGACCGTGCTCCACCACGTCGACCGCCACGTGGGCGGCCAGGTGGTTGACGCCGTAGATCGGCTTGCCGAGGCCCAGCGCGAGCGCCTTGGCGGCGGCGACACCCACGAGGAGCGCGCCCGCGAGACCGGGCCCCGCGGTCACCGAGACGGCGTCGAGGTCCTCGAGCCGTACACCGGCGTCGGCGCAGGCACGTTCGATCGTCGGGACCATCGCCTCGAGGTGAGCGCGGCTGGCCACCTCGGGCACGACACCGCCGAAGCGCGCGTGCTCGTCCACGCTGCTCGCGACCGTGTCGACGAGCAGCGTCTGCCCGCGCACGATGCCGACGCCCGTCTCGTCGCAGCTGGTCTCGATGCCCAGCACCAGGGGTCCGTCGGTCGTCATCGGGTCAGCTCCTTGCGCAGGACGAGGGCGTCCACGGCGGGAGCGCCCTGGGCGGATCGGTAGTAGCCACGCCGGGTGTGCACGAGCTGGTAGCCCCGCGTGGCGTAGAGGCCGCGGGCCGGCTCGTTGTCGGCGCGGACCTCGAGCAGGACGCCCGACGCCCCCGCCGCGGCGGCGGTCTCGTGGAGGAGGTCCAGCAGGCGCGCACCCAGGCCCGTCCCGCGGTGCTCCGGGCCGACGGCGATCGTCATCACCTCGGCGTCCTCGCCCGCGGTGCTGAGCCCGGCGTAGCCGGCGATCGTGCCGTCCGCGTCGTCGGCCGTCGCGACCCAGTAGGCCCGCTGCGGACGCTGCGCGAACTCGGACCAGAAGAGCCCCTCGGACCAGGCGTCGACGGGGAAGCACTCGGCCTCGAGACGGGCCATGCCCGCCAGGTCGCG
This genomic interval carries:
- the rimI gene encoding ribosomal protein S18-alanine N-acetyltransferase, which codes for MRVREAGWRDLAGMARLEAECFPVDAWSEGLFWSEFAQRPQRAYWVATADDADGTIAGYAGLSTAGEDAEVMTIAVGPEHRGTGLGARLLDLLHETAAAAGASGVLLEVRADNEPARGLYATRGYQLVHTRRGYYRSAQGAPAVDALVLRKELTR
- the tsaD gene encoding tRNA (adenosine(37)-N6)-threonylcarbamoyltransferase complex transferase subunit TsaD, with product MTTDGPLVLGIETSCDETGVGIVRGQTLLVDTVASSVDEHARFGGVVPEVASRAHLEAMVPTIERACADAGVRLEDLDAVSVTAGPGLAGALLVGVAAAKALALGLGKPIYGVNHLAAHVAVDVVEHGPLPEPTMGLLVSGGHSNLLLVPDVTHDIRSLGSTIDDAAGEAFDKVARLLGLPFPGGPHIDRAAREGNQLAIDFPRGLTAGRDMQRHRFDYSFSGLKTAVARWVQARQESGEPVPVADVAASFQEAVVDVLTRKAVLACQEHGVDDLLIGGGVAANSRLRAMAQERCDAAGIRLRVPRPGLCTDNGAMVAALGAEMVTKGREASRLDLPADSSQPVEQVRS